In Apium graveolens cultivar Ventura unplaced genomic scaffold, ASM990537v1 ctg3291, whole genome shotgun sequence, one genomic interval encodes:
- the LOC141701067 gene encoding serine carboxypeptidase 1-like — protein MTKIAHLLSLSLLCFVAYVQCYGANGNNPLEKLIKAQKSKRISTFRDEILNVEYSPVYIGSQDGLKEADKLDSLPGQPDGATFDQYSGYVTVDPVAGRALFYYLAQSENSSSQPLVLWLNGGPGCSSFGNGAMMELGPFRVNSDGKTLFQNKYAWNNEANMLFLESPAGVGFSYSNRTSDYVTGDTKTAEDAYTFLINWLARFPEYQTRDFFNTGKCYAGHYIPQLAQLILQNNKITNQTIINLKGIAIGNAYIDEETQFKGTIDYYWSHALLSDEVYEGIILYCNFSANANISEACETSLDQANVGDIFPYDIYAPLCGSSTDSPSISGFDPCTDNYIYTYLNTQQVQTSLHVTVPPKTWESCSGVIDYTEAPSTVLPVIKELMNSGISVWLYSGDTDGVVSVTTTRYAIDYLQTTVKTQWYPWYTQAEVGGYAVGYENLTFVTVRGSGHFVPSYQPSRALALFSSFLAGELPPSNEN, from the exons ATGACAAAGATTGCACATCTTTTATCACTTTCTTTGCTATGCTTTGTGGCTTATGTACAATGTTATGGTGCAAATGGAAATAACCCTCTTGAAAAGCTTATCAAAGCTCAGAAGTCGAAAAGGATATCTACCTTTCGTGATGAGATTCTAAATGTCGAGTATTCACCTGTGTATATCGGATCTCAAGATGGATTGAAGGAAGCTGACAAGTTAGATTCATTGCCAGGGCAACCTGATGGAGCAACTTTTGATCAATACTCCGGATATGTCACAGTTGATCCGGTTGCTGGAAGAGCACTTTTCTACTATCTTGCGCAGTCTGAAAATTCTTCTAGCCAGCCTTTAGTTCTGTGGCTAAATGGAG GACCTGGCTGTTCTTCCTTTGGGAATGGAGCGATGATGGAACTTGGTCCATTTAGAGTCAATAGTGATGGCAAAACTTTATTCCAGAACAAGTATGCTTGGAACAATG AAGCAAACATGTTATTCTTGGAGTCCCCAGCTGGTGTTGGATTTTCATACTCCAACAGAACATCAGATTATGTAACTGGAGATACAAAAACTGCAGAAGATGCTTatacatttttaataaattggcTAGCAAGGTTTCCCGAATACCAAACCCGAGATTTCTTCAATACTGGAAAGTGTTATGCAGGACACTATATTCCTCAATTAGCTCAACTAATTCTTCAGAACAACAAAATCACCAATCAAACTATTATTAACCTAAAAGGAATTGCT ATTGGTAACGCATACATAGACGAGGAAACTCAATTTAAAGGAACAATAGATTACTACTGGTCACATGCTTTACTATCTGATGAAGTTTATGAGGGCATCATCCTATACTGCAACTTTTCAGCAAATGCAAATATTTCAGAAGCATGTGAAACTTCCCTTGATCAAGCAAATGTTGGCGATATCTTTCCCTACGATATATATGCTCCCTTATGCGGTTCCTCAACTGATTCACCGTCG ATATCAGGATTTGATCCATGCACGGATAATTATATCTACACCTACTTGAACACTCAGCAGGTTCAGACATCACTTCATGTCACTGTTCCTCCAAAGACATGGGAATCTTGCAG TGGTGTAATTGATTATACGGAAGCCCCATCAACAGTCTTGCCTGTTATCAAGGAACTTATGAACAGTGGCATCAGTGTCTGGCTATATAG CGGGGACACGGATGGCGTAGTGTCAGTGACAACAACAAGATATGCCATAGACTATCTTCAAACTACAGTCAAAACACAATGGTACCCCTGGTACACTCAGGCTGAG GTGGGAGGATATGCAGTTGGATACGAAAATTTGACATTTGTGACTGTAAGGGGATCCGGACATTTTGTTCCAAGTTATCAGCCTTCTCGTGCACTTGCTTTGTTCTCTTCCTTTTTGGCTGGAGAGCTTCCTCCGTCTAATGAGAACTGA